Genomic window (Ictalurus punctatus breed USDA103 chromosome 16, Coco_2.0, whole genome shotgun sequence):
GTTTGACTTGGATATGAAGCAGAAGCTCCCGAAGGCTGACTCTGAGGAAGAACaggctggcctgtctgaagGAGCGTTGTAGtgctaggctggtatgatgactgggtctgggatccagatgtctggtttgtaGTGACCACAGACTGGGAGGAGGATGGAATTATATGACCCAGTGAAGTCAGATACCTGCCAGAGCTAATCCCTTGATACAACGTTGACgcaccagaggactgagcctgagatgtagacgcagactggcctgtctgaacctgtgttgtggtgccaggctggtatgatgactggatgtGGAACCCAGGCATTTGGGAAGAGGATGCAATCAGAGGACCCTGTACAACAGAGTACATGCCAGAGGTTTGACTTGGATATGAAGCTGAAGCTCCGAAAGACTCAGGCTGGGCAATAGACTCGCCTGTCTGAACCTGTGTTGTTGTGCTAGGCTGGTATGacgactgggtctgggatccagatgtctggtttgcagtGCCTCCAAACTGGAACCTGGAAGGTCTTTGGAATCCACCGTTATTCTGACCTTTTTGAGGCCAAGATTGAGAGAGCAAAGTGCCACAGTTTTCAGGCTTGAGAGATTCAAACCAATAGAGCCTTGAGGACTGAGTCATCATCAAGTTGTCCTGCGGTTGAACCATGGGAGTTGCTTGACCTTGAGCATTTAGTACAGGTTTACCTTGAGCAGCACCACCAGAAGACTGAACAAAACTAGAATCCTGTTGAGCAGTTTGGACTTCTGAAGTATAACTGAAACTACTAGAATTTCCTCCGTCAACATTTCCATTTGCACTTTTTCTGGACAGTAGCTCCAAAGCTTGAACAGGCGTAGCGAAGTGAAAATTTTGGTTCCATGTTGCATTAGAACGTCCAGCTTGCCAATCAACAACAGAGGTTGTATTCCACACTGTGAGGGATAAATCCAATTTTAGATTATAGATTTGCAActatacatgcaaatattttagatttaaaagttcattttaaaagcCTACCTCCGAATCCACTTGTATCTCTCCAAAGAACCAAAGCAATGAAAATTAGATGGAgcctgtaagaaaaaaaaaaaaagttacataccTAAaatcatgggggaaaaaaacatgtaaaaaaaaaaagaaaaagaaaaaagaaaaaagaaaaaaaaagaaaaaaaaggagaacaaACACAGGATACATACCCCTTCATTGCCCATGACATATCTCAAAAGAAGATTACCAAAAGGAGGCCCCACTACTAACATAAAATCTACACTTTGCCCAAATACTATAGCCACCACCACCCTAAACATGCTACTTATATAATTAGTTTCACCTGGTCACATGTCACCTAACAGATTAAAAGTTAAGTCTCTCCAGGGTCCTAAACAAGCTTGGTTATCTTCAGTCTTGTCTTTTAGCCTCATGCGTTATCATTAGGTCCCCTATAGGTTATGGAGAGATCTTGACACCTTGCCTACAAGCAACACTGATTTGCGCAGCATGCACCGCTTGGTTTTTTACAATTCTACAGTTTGGTTCTATGCTCagtgttcatttaaattcaagTTTGCCTATTTTATGCAACCAATATGATGAGCCATCATATGTGATGTAGCAAAGACATGACTCTATAGTTACAATGAAGAAGCAGCTAATTATTTGCAACTATTTTTGAATCTGAGCCTTCATCAATGAAGAGAGACATGAACATGTACAATTTTAAGATGTCTTTAATGCAAAGCAATACTGGGTATAAACCACAGAATTCATAAAACATGAGAAAATCAACAGCAGCAAAATAAAGGTGCACCTCTAAAGCATCAGTATACATATATACCAAGCATGACACAGATTCTGCTTAGGTGGAATTTCAATAAGCTTCTTGtacatatatcacacacacacacacacacacacacacacacacacacacacacacacacacacatggaattGTTTTCAGGACAGAGCTCTTTGCAAGTTTTGTTACATGAGACATTAAAGGGGaactattatgcaaaattcacttttaaatggtgtttgaacataactCTGTGTCGGCAgagtgtgtacacaaccaccctacaatggtaaaaatccacccactcctttgatatattcccaataaatcataaacagtgtctcaaaatgagtcgaTTTCATTTGCTCCCTAACGTgatgtcatgttggaacaagcCCCGCCCTATTACCATagatcctcccctgagtgagctgcacacaatCCACCATGCTTTCCACACATGTCTCAGCTTCGTAAGCGttgtaagtgttctgttgttggctgtaagattgaacataagagtcttcatgtactcccggcaatagagccactgaagacgcagtggagaagttgtatttttgaaggaaatatgCCCCCAAAATACCTAAATTCGTGTATGTTTGTGCACGTcgttttacaccagactgctttgtgaaacaTCTGGTAAAAAGTCTcaaaataggtctcctttaacaAAAATCAGTAAAAGGGGAAACACACGGTCACGTGTGGTTTGCACTGCAAGGACAATCGGCTGCCCTTCCTGTAGCATTgccttaggcatcttacattacaagACATTGCAGATTATTgatctggccacatctgcagtcctcaggCCACCCTGCAGGatgcctatggcatgttcacacaggcgagcaggcaccctaggcatctttcttctggtgtttttcagagtcagtagaaagacCCCTTTAATGTCCCACGTTATTGTAACCGTGACCACCTATAAACAGTTAGTGTCCTAACGACTCTTCCACAAGAGCAGgtgcaataattgttcatggttcattgaacaagcatggaagacattgtttacagatcttttattggaaagggtttcaaacttatttggattttactaaaattctttaaaatacagtctcctgctaaagggacatttcttttcACAGAGTTCACTGCAGTCATGCTAGGAGAATACAAACCTGAGAGTTTAGTCAAAGCATATTTCAAGAGCAAGAGCTATGAAAATTAACACAAAAGTTTCAAACCATTTTGGCCAGAATTGCATAAACAGTGTTGAAAACTAGCTACACTTTCTGCAAATACTTCACTGCTCAAAATCTGAGTGAGCCTTGAACAAAGACAAGGACTGACCAAAGGCAAGATACTGGCAAGTGTTCTATACGCACTgctaatgaattatttattacttcatTATTCAAACCACTGAGGAAAGTGAGATTAGTCTGTGACCATAAAAAGGTTTTAGTGAAAATAAGCATGATCAAATGCTATAGATTGAAAAGACTCCAAATACAGACTAAATTCATTACCCATCAAGTGAGAATTTCATTTGAGGAAACACAGCCAAGTCAAAATGTGCATTCTCCTTTTATTGCAACAAAAATTCAGGCAAACAATAAAAAGCACCACAAATGAGCATATTCAGTCAGCGATCAAAGCACTCAGTAGTTAATCTTACAGTTGAGATTGTCAGGAGGGCCTGGTGTTGGGAAATGGGGGGGAGCTGTAAGTGGCTGAGCTCACAATTTCAGGTGTATTGGAAAAGCTTTGTGGAACACAGAATGCTGATGAGGCACTGATTCCAGAAAGTGTCCCATGAATTCTTGGTTCACAGGTTGTGTGTCTGTACACTCTGGCTTCGAACAAATTTGTTGTTTGCAGCTCCTTGAGGAGAATTGCAGAAACCAAATGGAAAGTTACACACCGAGCTGTACTGGTCATGTACTGGCAATGTACCCTGGAAATCAATGCCTGCAAAATTCTGTGAGGTACCTGGAATGGGTACAGCAGCAAAAGAGCCTGTGCCTTGAGATGATGTGGCAACACGAGGAGAGGTTTGGCTGGATGCTATAGAGGCAATtgcactctccaccattgagcATTGTGTCTGTCGGCAAGGCTTGGGTAGAGAGACTGGGGGagtggcaacagtttgtgggACAGGTGAgaagtgtgtagatgtgtgaaaTGCTGGGGTCTGTACATTATTCTGAGACATGGCAGAAGTCCCAGCACTTTGGTTCAGAAACGGCAAAATATTGTTGATTGTTCTTGTTTGGGGATCAGAGCTCAGAGATTGAGAAACCAACACGTTCCGTAGCAAATTATGGAATCTAGGAGGAGTTATCGTATGCCAATTTGGAGCCTGAAAGTTGCCGTGAGCCAAagatgtagaagcagactgACCCACCAAAGCATTTGTTGTGGTGTCAGGCTGAAATGACTGGTCCTGCAATCCAGAGATTTTGTTTGTAGTGACCACAGAGTGGGAGGAGGATGgaatgctctgacccagtgaAGTCAGATACCTGCCAGAGCTAATCCCTTGATAGAATGTTGAGgcaccagaggactgagcctgagatgtagaagcagacaggcctgtctgaagcagtgttgtggtgccaggctggtatgatgactgggtctgggatccagatgtctggtttgcagtcaccacagactgggttgagtatggaaagccatgacccagagaagtcacattcctcctaattccttgatacaatgttgatgcgccagaggactgagcctgagatgtagacgcagactggcctgtctgaagcagtgttgtagtgccaggctggtatgatgactggatgtGGAACCCAGGTATTTCGGAAAGGGTTGCAGTCAATGGACGCTGTGCAATATTGTACACGCCAGAGGTTTGACTTGGATATGGAGCAGAAGCTCCCGAAGGCTGACTCTGAGGAAGAACAGGCTGGCccgtctgaagcagtgttgtagtgctaggctggtatgatgactgggtctgggatccagacgCTTGAGAAGATGGAATTGTCTGACCTTGTACAATGGTGTACCATTTAGCATGTCCTGAAGGTGCAGCTCCATGGCTGCCaagagcctgagatgtagaagcagactggcctgtctgaagcagtgttgtggtgccaggctggtatgatgactgggtctgggatccagatgtctggtttgcagtcaccacagactgggttgagtatggaaagccatgacccagagaagtcacattcctcctaattccttgatacaatgttgatgcaccagaggactgagcctgagatgtaggagcagactggcctgtctgaagcagtgttgtagtgccaggctggtatgatgactgggtctgggatccagatgtctggtttgcagtcaccacagactgggttgagtatggaaagccatgacccagagaagtcacattcctcctaattccttgatacaatgttgatgcaccagaggactgagcctgagatgtaggagcagactggcctgtctgaagcagtgttgtagtgccaggctggtatgatgactgggtctgggatccagatgtctggtttgtaGTGACCACAGACTGGGAGGAGGATGGAATTATATGACCCAGTGAAGTCAGATACCTGCCAGAGCTAATCCCTTGATACAACGTTGACgcaccagaggactgagcctgagatgtagacgcagactggcctgtctgaacctgtgttgtggtgccaggctggtatgatgactggatgtGGAACCCAGGTATTTCGGAAAGGGTTGCAGTCAATGGACGCTGTGCAATATTGTACACGCCAGAGGTTTGACTTGGATATGAAGCAGAAGCTCCCGAAGGCTGACTCTGAGGAAGAACAGGCCTGCCTGTCTGAAGGAGTGTTGTAGtgctaggctggtatgatgactgggtctgggatccagatgtctggtttgcgGTCACCACAGACTGGGTTGAGTATGGAAAGCCATGACCCAGAGAAGTCACATTCCTCCTAATCCCTGGATACAATGTTGAtgcaccagaggactgagcctgagatgtagaagcagactggcctgtctgaacctgtgttgtggtgccaggctggtatgatgactgggtctgggatccagaggCTTGAGAAGATGGAATTGTCTGTCCTTGTACAATGGTGTACCATTTAGCATGTCCTGAAGGTGCAGCTCCATGGCTGCCaagagcctgagatgtagaagcagactggcctgtctgaagcagtgttgtggtgccaggctggtatgatgactgggtctgggatccagatgtctggtttgtaGTGACCACAGACTGGGAGGAGGATGGAATTATATGACCCAGTGAAGTCAGATACCTGCCAGAGCTAATCCCTTGATACAACGTTGACgcaccagaggactgagcctgagatgtagacgcagactggcctgtctgaacctgtgttgtggtgccaggctggtatgatgactggatgtGGAACCCAGGTATTTCGGAAAGGGTTACAGTCAATGGACGCTGTGCAATATTGTACACGCCAGAGGTTTGACTTGGATATGGAGCAGAAGCTCCCGCAGGCTGACTCTGAGGAAGAACaggctggcctgtctgaagcagtgttgtagtgctaggctggtatgatgactgggtctgggatccagacgCTTGAGAAGATGGAATTGTCTGACCTTGTACAATGGTGTACCATTTAGCATGTCCTGAAGGTGCAGCTCCATGGCTGCCaagagcctgagatgtagaagcagactggcctgtctgaagcagtgttgtggtgccaggctggtatgatgactgggtctgggatccagatgtctggtttgcagtcaccacagactgggttgagtatggaaagccatgacccagagaagtcacattcctcctaattccttgatacaatgttgatgcaccagaggactgagcctgagatgtaggagtagactggcctgtctgaagcagtgttgtagtgccaggctggtatgatgactgggtctgggatccagatgtctggtttgcagtcaccacagactgggttgagtatggaaagccatgacccagagaagtcacattcctcctaattccttgatacaatgttaatgcaccagaggactgagcctgagatgtagacgcagactggcctgtctgaagcagtgttgtagtgccaggctggtatgatgactggatgtGGAACCCAGGTATTTCGGAAAGGGTTGCAGTCAATGGACGCTGTGCAATATTGTACACGCCAGAGGTTTGACTTGGATATGAAGCAGAAGCTCCCGAAGGCTGACTCTGAGGAAGAACaggctggcctgtctgaagGAGCGTTGTAGtgctaggctggtatgatgactgggtctgggatccagacgCTTGAGAAGATGGAATTGTCTGACCTTGTACAATGGTGTACCATTTAGCATGTCCTGAAGGTGCAGCTCCATGGCTGCCaagagcctgagatgtagaagcagactggcctgtctgaagcagtgttgtggtgccaggctggtatgatgactgggtctgggatccagatgtctggtttgtaGTGACCACAGACTGGGAGGAGGATGGAATTATATGACCCAGTGAAGTCAGATACCTGCCAGAGCTAATCCCTTGATACAACGTTGACgcaccagaggactgagcctgagatgtagacgcagactggcctgtctgaacctgtgttgtggtgccaggctggtatgatgactggatgtGGAACCCAGGCATTTGGGAAGAGGATGCAATCAGAGGACCCTGTACAACAGAGTACATGCCAGAGGTTTGACTTGGATATGAAGCTGAAGCTCCGAAAGACTCAGGCTGGGCAATAGACTCGCCTGTCTGAACCTGTGTTGTGGTGCTAGGCTGGTATGacgactgggtctgggatccagatgtctggtttgcagtGCCTCCAAACTGGAACCTGGAAGGTCTTTGGAATCCACCGTTATTCTGACCTTTTTGAGGCCAAGATTGAGAGAGCAAAGTGCCACAGTTTTCAGGCTTGAGAGATTCAAACCAATAGAGCCTTGAGGACTGAGTCATCATCAAGTTGTCCTGCGGTTGAACCATGGGAGTTGCTTGACCTTGAGCATTTAGTACAGGTTTACCTTGAGCAGCACCACCAGAAGACTGAACAAAACTAGAATCCTGTTGAGCAGTTTGGACTTCTGAAGTATAACTGAAACTACTAGAATTTCCTCCGTCAACATTTCCATTTGCACTTTTTCTGGACAGTAGCTCCAAAGCTTGAACAGGCGTAGCGAAGTGAAAATTTTGGTTCCATGTTGCATTAGAACGTCCAGCTTGCCAATCAACAACAGAGGTTGTATTCCACACTGTGAGGGATAAATCCAATTTTAGATTATAGATTTGCAActatacatgcaaatattttagatttaaaagttcattttaaaagcCTACCTCCGAATCCACTTGTATCTCTCCAAAGAACCAAAGCAATGAAAATTAGATGGAgcctgtaataaaaaaaaaaaaagttacataccTAAaatcatgggggaaaaaaacatgtaaaaaaaaaaagaaaaagaaaaaagaaaaaagaaaaaaaaggagaacaaACACAGGATACATACCCCTTCATTGCCCATGACATATCTCAAAAGAAGATTACCAAAAGGAGGCCCCACTACTAACATAAAATCTACACTTTGCCCAAATACTATAGCCACCACCACCCTAAACATGCTACTTATATAATTAGTTTCACCTGGTCACATGTCACCTAACAGATTAAAAGTTAAGTCTCTCCAGGGTCCTAAACAAGCTTGGTTATCTTCAGTCTTGTCTTTTAGCCTCATGCGTTATCATTAGGTCCCCTATAGGTTATGGAGAGATCTTGACACCTTGCCTACAA
Coding sequences:
- the LOC128635222 gene encoding mucin-5AC-like, which encodes MSWAMKGLHLIFIALVLWRDTSGFGVWNTTSVVDWQAGRSNATWNQNFHFATPVQALELLSRKSANGNVDGGNSSSFSYTSEVQTAQQDSSFVQSSGGAAQGKPVLNAQGQATPMVQPQDNLMMTQSSRLYWFESLKPENCGTLLSQSWPQKGQNNGGFQRPSRFQFGGTANQTSGSQTQSSYQPSTTTQVQTGESIAQPESFGASASYPSQTSGMYSVVQGPLIASSSQMPGFHIQSSYQPGTTTQVQTGQSASTSQAQSSGASTLYQGISSGRYLTSLGHIIPSSSQSVVTTNQTSGSQTQSSYQPGTTTLLQTGQSASTSQALGSHGAAPSGHAKWYTIVQGQTIPSSQASGSQTQSSYQPSTTTLLQTGQPVLPQSQPSGASASYPSQTSGVYNIAQRPLTATLSEIPGFHIQSSYQPGTTTLLQTGQSASTSQAQSSGALTLYQGIRRNVTSLGHGFPYSTQSVVTANQTSGSQTQSSYQPGTTTLLQTGQSTPTSQAQSSGASTLYQGIRRNVTSLGHGFPYSTQSVVTANQTSGSQTQSSYQPGTTTLLQTGQSASTSQALGSHGAAPSGHAKWYTIVQGQTIPSSQASGSQTQSSYQPSTTTLLQTGQPVLPQSQPAGASAPYPSQTSGVYNIAQRPLTVTLSEIPGFHIQSSYQPGTTTQVQTGQSASTSQAQSSGASTLYQGISSGRYLTSLGHIIPSSSQSVVTTNQTSGSQTQSSYQPGTTTLLQTGQSASTSQALGSHGAAPSGHAKWYTIVQGQTIPSSQASGSQTQSSYQPGTTTQVQTGQSASTSQAQSSGASTLYPGIRRNVTSLGHGFPYSTQSVVTANQTSGSQTQSSYQPSTTTLLQTGRPVLPQSQPSGASASYPSQTSGVYNIAQRPLTATLSEIPGFHIQSSYQPGTTTQVQTGQSASTSQAQSSGASTLYQGISSGRYLTSLGHIIPSSSQSVVTTNQTSGSQTQSSYQPGTTTLLQTGQSAPTSQAQSSGASTLYQGIRRNVTSLGHGFPYSTQSVVTANQTSGSQTQSSYQPGTTTLLQTGQSAPTSQAQSSGASTLYQGIRRNVTSLGHGFPYSTQSVVTANQTSGSQTQSSYQPGTTTLLQTGQSASTSQALGSHGAAPSGHAKWYTIVQGQTIPSSQASGSQTQSSYQPSTTTLLQTGQPVLPQSQPSGASAPYPSQTSGVYNIAQRPLTATLSEIPGFHIQSSYQPGTTTLLQTGQSASTSQAQSSGASTLYQGIRRNVTSLGHGFPYSTQSVVTANQTSGSQTQSSYQPGTTTLLQTGLSASTSQAQSSGASTFYQGISSGRYLTSLGQSIPSSSHSVVTTNKISGLQDQSFQPDTTTNALVGQSASTSLAHGNFQAPNWHTITPPRFHNLLRNVLVSQSLSSDPQTRTINNILPFLNQSAGTSAMSQNNVQTPAFHTSTHFSPVPQTVATPPVSLPKPCRQTQCSMVESAIASIASSQTSPRVATSSQGTGSFAAVPIPGTSQNFAGIDFQGTLPVHDQYSSVCNFPFGFCNSPQGAANNKFVRSQSVQTHNL